A single window of Macaca mulatta isolate MMU2019108-1 chromosome 17, T2T-MMU8v2.0, whole genome shotgun sequence DNA harbors:
- the MLNR gene encoding motilin receptor encodes MGQGEGAGAGPGRGGPRPWAETARSQLGSASVPTLQSRFPSAAAQRSTALRRLTVRARSARAGKGGAHRAVPRARLPARPGTRRPLGAPMGSRWNSSDGPEGAREQPWAALPPCDERRCSPFPLGALVPVTAVCLGLFAVGVSGNVVTVLLIGRYRDMRTTTNLYLGSMAVSDLLILLGLPFDLYRLWRSRPWVFGPLLCRLSLYVGEGCTYATLLHMSALSLERYLAICRPLRARVLVTRRRVRALIAVLWAVALLSAGPFLFLVGVEQDPDISVVPGLNGTARLAPSPPASSPPLWLSRAPPPSPPSGPETAEAAALFSRECRPSPAQLGALRVMLWVTTAYFFLPFLCLSILYGLIGRELWSSRRPLRGPATSGRGRGHRQTVRVLLVVVLAFVVCWLPFHVGRIIYINTEDLRMMYFSQYFNIVALQLFYLSASINPILYNLISKKYRAAACKLLLARKPKPTGLHRSRDTAGEVAGDTGGDTAGYTQTSANMKTTG; translated from the exons ATGGGCCAGGGAGAGGGCGCGGGAGCAGGGCCGGGCCGGGGCGGGCCGCGGCCGTGGGCGGAGACTGCGCGCAGCCAGCTCGGGAGCGCCTCGGTGCCCACCCTGCAGAGCCGCTTCCCGAGCGCCGCAGCACAGCGCAGCACAGCGCTCCGCCGTCTGACCGTCCGCGCCCGCAGCGCGCGGGCTGGGAAAGGAGGCGCTCACCGAGCGGTACCACGCGCCAGGCTCCCAGCCCGACCCGGGACGCGACGGCCGCTGGGAGCACCCATGGGCAGCCGCTGGAACAGCAGCGACGGCCCCGAGGGCGCGCGGGAGCAGCCATGGGCCGCGCTGCCGCCTTGTGACGAGCGCCGCTGCTCGCCCTTTCCCCTGGGGGCGCTGGTGCCGGTGACCGCCGTGTGCCTGGGCCTGTTCGCCGTCGGGGTGAGCGGCAACGTGGTGACCGTGCTGCTCATCGGGCGCTACCGGGACATGCGGACCACCACCAACTTGTACCTGGGCAGCATGGCAGTGTCCGACCTACTCATCCTGCTCGGGTTGCCCTTCGACCTGTACCGCCTCTGGCGCTCGCGGCCCTGGGTGTTCGGGCCGCTGCTCTGCCGCCTGTCGCTCTACGTGGGCGAGGGCTGCACCTACGCCACGCTGCTGCACATGTCGGCGCTCAGCCTCGAGCGCTACCTGGCCATCTGTCGCCCGCTCCGCGCCCGCGTCCTGGTCACCCGGCGCCGCGTCCGCGCGCTCATCGCTGTGCTCTGGGCGGTGGCACTGCTCTCTGCCGGGCCTTTCTTGTTCCTGGTGGGCGTCGAGCAGGACCCCGACATCTCCGTGGTCCCGGGCCTCAATGGCACCGCGCGGCTCGCTCCCTCGCCTCCCGCCTCGTCGCCGCCCCTCTGGCTCTCGCGGGCGCCACCGCCGTCCCCGCCGTCGGGGCCCGAGACCGCGGAGGCCGCGGCGCTGTTCAGCCGCGAATGCCGGCCGAGCCCCGCGCAGCTGGGTGCGCTGCGTGTCATGCTGTGGGTCACCACCGCCTACTTCTTCCTgccctttctgtgcctcagcatCCTCTACGGGCTCATCGGGCGCGAGCTGTGGAGCAGCCGGCGGCCGCTGCGAGGCCCGGCCACCTCGGGGCGGGGGAGAGGCCACCGGCAGACCGTCCGCGTCCTGC TGGTGGTGGTTCTGGCATTCGTAGTTTGCTGGTTGCCATTCCACGTTGGCAGAATCATTTACATAAACACAGAAGATCTGCGGATGATGTACTTCTCTCAGTACTTTAACATCGTCGCTCTGCAACTTTTCTATCTGAGCGCATCTATCAACCCAATCCTCTACAACCTCATTTCAAAGAAGTACAGAGCGGCGGCCTGTAAACTGCTGCTCGCAAGGAAGCCCAAGCCGACAGGCTTACACAGAAGCAGGGACACTGCGGGGGAAGTTGCAGGGGACACTGGAGGAGACACAGCAGGCTACACCCAGACAAGTGCTAACATGAAGACGACGGGGTAA